Proteins from a single region of Syntrophorhabdales bacterium:
- a CDS encoding ASKHA domain-containing protein — protein sequence MADGHRVRFLPSDRMFVAEEGESILDLAMKSGIHINASCGGNGACGKCRIKVIEGNVASAPHPKIAQWEYENGIRLACMTRSLGDVVVEIPFESQVDRAALRRKRETSHVLTPADLDQLVGAWEVDPSVFKKYLELEPPSVEDNINDLGRLMRELRKRHEIEDVSVDFKVLMKLAGILRASDWKITLTLVETRRGLKLINVEAGNVEDKNYSIVIDIGTTTVCGQLLDLANCSVYRRIEDSQNGVQVCTLGEASDYNAQISYGEDVITRILYAQKQGGLKRIQEVVIGTINGIIKELLEMSGVSVDRISHLVFAGNTTMTHLALGLDPRYIMLSPYTPTANFIPPVRAINLGLNVKDHVHIYLFPCVASYVGGDIVAGVLGSGLFKRSDITLFLDIGTNGELVVGNKDWLTCASCSAGPAFEGGGIKFGMRAGRGAIEQVRINPTTLEPMILTIGRVKPAGICGSGLIDAVAELLEAGVIGQNGKFERDLPTKRVREGDSGFEYVLAYAADTQIGRDIVLTEVDLDNLIRAKAAIYAGCKVLLENVGLSFADVNTIIIAGGFGHYIDVEKAQMIGLLPDVSSEKFIFVGNGSLLGARLLSFSRELLRETERIARTMTNIELSNSTTFMDEFIAAMFLPHTDEKAFPAVLEQLRAGKEAAVSNA from the coding sequence ATGGCTGACGGGCACAGGGTGAGGTTTCTTCCAAGCGACAGGATGTTCGTGGCAGAAGAAGGAGAGAGCATCCTGGATCTTGCAATGAAATCGGGTATTCACATCAACGCGAGTTGCGGCGGCAATGGCGCATGTGGCAAGTGCCGGATAAAGGTGATCGAAGGCAATGTCGCCTCCGCACCTCACCCGAAGATCGCGCAGTGGGAATATGAGAACGGGATACGGCTTGCCTGCATGACGAGGTCGTTGGGTGATGTAGTCGTAGAAATTCCCTTCGAGTCCCAGGTGGACCGCGCCGCACTCAGGCGCAAAAGGGAAACATCTCACGTGCTGACGCCCGCCGACCTGGACCAGCTTGTTGGTGCCTGGGAAGTCGATCCCTCAGTCTTCAAAAAGTATCTTGAGCTTGAACCCCCGTCGGTTGAAGACAATATCAATGATCTTGGCCGGCTTATGCGGGAGTTGCGTAAAAGGCACGAGATTGAAGACGTCTCAGTTGATTTTAAAGTGTTGATGAAACTGGCAGGCATCCTGCGTGCCTCTGATTGGAAAATTACACTCACGCTTGTCGAAACGCGAAGAGGCCTGAAGCTCATCAACGTAGAAGCCGGCAATGTGGAGGACAAGAACTATTCAATAGTCATCGATATCGGGACTACGACCGTGTGCGGGCAGTTGCTCGATCTCGCCAACTGCAGCGTGTACAGGCGGATTGAGGATTCCCAGAACGGCGTGCAGGTGTGCACCCTCGGGGAGGCCTCTGATTACAACGCGCAGATCAGTTACGGCGAAGACGTCATCACGAGAATACTCTATGCACAGAAACAAGGTGGGCTCAAGCGGATCCAGGAAGTTGTTATCGGGACCATCAACGGCATCATCAAAGAATTGCTTGAAATGAGCGGAGTAAGTGTTGACCGTATATCTCACCTGGTGTTTGCCGGCAATACTACCATGACGCATCTTGCGCTGGGCCTTGACCCCCGCTACATAATGCTTTCACCCTACACGCCCACTGCCAACTTCATCCCACCGGTAAGGGCCATTAACCTCGGCCTGAATGTGAAGGATCACGTGCATATCTACCTGTTCCCTTGCGTTGCCTCCTACGTGGGCGGCGATATCGTTGCGGGAGTTCTCGGCTCAGGGCTGTTCAAGAGATCGGACATTACCCTGTTCCTGGACATAGGCACCAATGGCGAGCTCGTTGTGGGTAACAAGGATTGGCTCACCTGCGCTTCCTGCTCGGCAGGGCCTGCCTTTGAAGGCGGCGGCATCAAATTTGGGATGCGTGCCGGCAGGGGGGCGATTGAGCAGGTGCGTATCAACCCCACGACCCTTGAACCCATGATCCTTACGATAGGCCGGGTGAAGCCGGCAGGGATCTGCGGCTCTGGCCTCATCGACGCTGTCGCCGAGCTTCTCGAGGCAGGCGTCATCGGCCAGAACGGGAAATTTGAAAGAGATCTCCCGACGAAAAGAGTGAGAGAGGGAGATAGCGGCTTCGAGTATGTGCTGGCGTATGCTGCCGACACGCAGATCGGCAGGGATATCGTATTGACTGAAGTTGACCTGGATAATCTTATACGGGCAAAGGCCGCTATTTACGCCGGTTGCAAGGTGTTGCTCGAGAATGTAGGCCTCTCTTTCGCGGATGTGAACACTATAATTATTGCCGGCGGGTTCGGCCATTACATCGACGTCGAAAAAGCTCAGATGATAGGGCTCCTTCCCGATGTGTCTTCTGAGAAATTTATCTTCGTAGGGAATGGGTCGCTTCTCGGTGCAAGACTCCTCTCTTTCTCCAGAGAACTGCTGCGAGAAACAGAGAGGATCGCACGGACCATGACGAACATCGAGCTTTCCAACAGCACGACATTCATGGATGAGTTTATCGCCGCGATGTTCCTGCCGCACACGGACGAGAAAGCATTTCCTGCAGTATTAGAACAGTTGAGGGCGGGAAAGGAAGCGGCGGTTTCGAATGCCTAA
- a CDS encoding bifunctional acetate--CoA ligase family protein/GNAT family N-acetyltransferase translates to MGDIRKMFDPKNIALFGAGDGRGAFEARLITNLNIAGGRKIFLVGIRNDDLPVQNCFPDMESVPEKVDLAVVAAPAPKVPAIIESCGKAGVEGAVIVSSGFREVGETGKKLEEELKEIRKQYGIRILGPNSAGIIRPAIGLNTSRFELQPERGNIALISQSASVGGVVLDRATTAHVGFSMFVSLGSMIDIGFGDLIDFVGEDPQTRSIILYMETVGEGRKFVSAARGFARNKPIVVMKPGQSKESARASLFHTGSMAGDDAAYDVAFKRAGVVRVKEVSDLLNAAEVLHSANLPAGRRMAIITNAGGPGVIATDVLMASGGRLARLTEKSIEELSSFLPAHWSKGNPVDLFGDADIERYTRAVTVCLNDQGVDGILVIYIAKKVFDNAADPTQLAEAVAAIAKNAHKPLITTWMGSKNIEEGREILKEHNIPTYETPEEAIKTVLYMYRYKRNLELLYETPDELPVDQAPPKNHLKVFIRKTLKEGRRVLTEEESKDFLKNYGIRSTAPFLATSVESAAVWAERIGYPVVLKIVSADVVHRSEVGGMAEVYSPGKLKTEHAKILERVKANAPEISVSGITVEKMIENIDYELILGSKKDEDFGSIILFGMGGKGTALVKDFSIGLPPLNQTLARLMIEETGVYKLLRGLRGKKAADLRELEQIIVSFSNLIVDFPEIAEMEINPIAISDGTPYAVNARIVLEKNTPDSSVQYPHLVITPYPTRYVSHWLFPDGKDVVLRPIRPEDEPLEHELLTSLSDASMRTRFFTVIKDISHEMLVRFCNIDYEREIAIVAEVRENERRKMIGIGRLIIDREFKSGEFAVLVHDNYHGKGLGYKLVDVLIGIGEEKGLQNIYGEVLTGNDKMLAVCRKLGFTIESTDEDMTRVVLPL, encoded by the coding sequence ATGGGTGATATCAGAAAAATGTTTGATCCGAAAAACATCGCTCTTTTTGGGGCTGGTGACGGACGGGGAGCGTTCGAAGCAAGACTCATTACCAATCTCAACATCGCTGGAGGACGGAAGATATTTCTGGTGGGCATCAGGAATGACGATCTGCCGGTTCAGAACTGCTTCCCTGACATGGAAAGTGTCCCCGAAAAGGTTGACCTTGCAGTCGTGGCGGCCCCTGCGCCGAAGGTGCCGGCTATAATCGAATCCTGTGGAAAGGCAGGCGTTGAAGGCGCAGTCATTGTTTCCAGCGGCTTCAGGGAAGTAGGCGAAACGGGCAAAAAACTCGAAGAGGAACTTAAAGAGATCCGGAAGCAGTACGGCATCAGAATCCTCGGCCCCAACTCGGCCGGGATTATACGGCCCGCTATAGGACTGAACACATCGCGCTTCGAGCTGCAACCGGAGAGAGGGAACATCGCGCTCATATCTCAGAGCGCGTCAGTGGGAGGCGTTGTGCTTGATCGGGCAACGACGGCTCACGTTGGCTTCAGTATGTTCGTCTCGCTTGGCTCCATGATCGATATCGGTTTTGGAGATCTCATCGATTTTGTGGGCGAAGACCCTCAGACGAGGAGTATTATCCTTTACATGGAGACTGTGGGAGAAGGGCGGAAATTCGTAAGCGCTGCGCGCGGTTTCGCGCGCAACAAGCCCATCGTGGTTATGAAGCCGGGGCAATCCAAGGAGAGCGCCAGAGCCTCGCTGTTTCACACAGGCTCCATGGCCGGCGATGACGCAGCCTACGATGTGGCGTTCAAACGTGCCGGCGTTGTTCGGGTAAAGGAAGTTTCCGATCTGCTCAACGCAGCCGAAGTGCTTCACTCCGCCAATCTGCCTGCAGGGCGAAGAATGGCGATCATAACGAACGCAGGAGGTCCCGGTGTAATAGCGACAGACGTCCTGATGGCATCGGGCGGCAGGCTTGCCCGGCTGACGGAAAAAAGCATTGAAGAATTGAGCAGCTTTCTGCCTGCCCACTGGAGCAAGGGTAACCCTGTAGATCTCTTTGGAGACGCCGATATCGAGCGTTATACAAGAGCCGTCACCGTCTGCCTGAACGATCAGGGTGTAGACGGCATCCTTGTAATCTACATTGCCAAGAAAGTGTTCGATAATGCGGCCGACCCGACCCAGCTTGCGGAGGCCGTTGCTGCCATCGCGAAAAACGCACACAAACCGCTGATAACCACGTGGATGGGCTCAAAGAATATAGAGGAAGGCAGGGAGATTCTAAAAGAACACAACATTCCCACATATGAGACACCCGAAGAAGCGATCAAGACGGTGCTCTACATGTACAGGTATAAAAGAAACCTGGAGCTCCTGTATGAGACTCCCGATGAGCTGCCGGTTGATCAAGCGCCTCCCAAGAACCACCTCAAGGTTTTTATCCGGAAAACCCTCAAGGAGGGAAGACGAGTTCTCACGGAAGAGGAGTCAAAAGATTTTCTCAAGAACTACGGAATTCGTAGCACCGCCCCTTTTCTGGCTACCAGCGTGGAGTCGGCAGCAGTCTGGGCAGAGCGCATAGGGTACCCGGTTGTTCTCAAGATCGTCTCTGCGGATGTAGTCCATAGAAGTGAAGTAGGTGGCATGGCGGAAGTTTACTCACCAGGAAAACTGAAAACGGAGCACGCAAAGATACTGGAGCGGGTAAAGGCTAACGCTCCGGAAATATCGGTTTCCGGCATCACTGTCGAGAAGATGATCGAAAACATCGATTACGAGCTGATCCTCGGCTCAAAGAAGGATGAGGATTTCGGGTCAATAATCTTATTCGGCATGGGAGGAAAGGGAACAGCGCTCGTAAAGGATTTTTCCATCGGCCTGCCTCCATTGAACCAGACCCTGGCGAGACTCATGATAGAAGAGACGGGCGTTTACAAGCTGCTACGCGGTTTGCGCGGTAAGAAGGCAGCGGACCTTCGCGAGCTCGAGCAGATCATTGTCAGCTTTTCGAATTTGATAGTCGACTTTCCTGAAATAGCTGAGATGGAGATAAACCCCATCGCGATATCGGATGGCACGCCTTACGCGGTCAATGCGCGGATTGTGCTGGAAAAGAACACGCCCGATTCATCGGTTCAATATCCTCACCTGGTAATCACGCCCTACCCTACCCGGTACGTGAGCCACTGGCTATTTCCTGACGGCAAGGATGTAGTGTTACGGCCCATAAGACCCGAGGACGAACCGCTGGAGCACGAATTACTTACCTCCCTGTCCGACGCGTCCATGCGTACGCGGTTCTTCACGGTCATTAAGGATATCTCTCACGAAATGCTGGTCAGGTTCTGCAATATCGATTACGAGCGGGAGATTGCTATTGTTGCCGAAGTGAGAGAGAATGAAAGAAGGAAAATGATCGGGATCGGAAGGCTGATCATCGACCGCGAGTTTAAATCGGGAGAGTTCGCAGTCCTCGTTCACGACAATTATCACGGCAAGGGACTGGGGTACAAGCTTGTGGACGTGTTAATCGGCATTGGCGAGGAGAAAGGTCTCCAGAATATTTACGGAGAAGTGCTGACTGGAAACGATAAAATGTTGGCGGTTTGTAGAAAGCTCGGTTTCACGATTGAATCGACGGATGAAGACATGACGAGAGTAGTCCTTCCGCTGTGA
- a CDS encoding acetyl-CoA decarbonylase/synthase complex subunit delta, which produces MAFQIPKITYTGSIKEVSIGSGPQAIKVGGESCYPFHLFEGSMPNPPRVAFEVWDYPPEDWQEWAVEPYKDVISDPVAWAKKSQDAYGAELIALLLKSADPNGMNRDAEESVKLVKSVADAISVPLIVWGCGNDEKDAQLLRRVAEVCEGKNVAIGPVVEKNYKQVGAMAIGYQQVVMASTPIDVNLAKQLNILLGNLGMPEQKLMIDPTVGGLGYGLEYGYSVMERDRMAALTQEDVKLQFPLVCNMAHEVWKTKETKVKKEENPKLGDEKKRSILMEAVTAMSFLVAGADILIMRHPDAIKLVRDMIKELTN; this is translated from the coding sequence ATGGCTTTCCAGATTCCCAAGATCACGTACACAGGCAGTATAAAAGAAGTCTCTATCGGTTCCGGACCGCAAGCCATAAAGGTGGGAGGAGAGAGTTGTTACCCGTTCCATCTTTTTGAGGGAAGCATGCCTAACCCTCCCAGGGTAGCTTTCGAAGTATGGGACTACCCCCCGGAAGACTGGCAGGAGTGGGCCGTTGAGCCGTACAAGGATGTTATCAGCGATCCCGTTGCCTGGGCAAAGAAATCTCAGGACGCTTATGGCGCCGAGCTGATTGCTCTCCTTCTTAAGAGCGCGGACCCGAATGGCATGAACAGGGACGCAGAAGAGTCGGTGAAGCTGGTGAAAAGCGTTGCCGATGCCATAAGCGTGCCCCTGATTGTCTGGGGATGCGGCAATGACGAGAAGGACGCGCAACTCCTGCGAAGGGTTGCAGAAGTGTGCGAGGGCAAGAATGTCGCTATAGGCCCCGTCGTTGAAAAAAACTACAAGCAGGTCGGCGCAATGGCTATCGGGTACCAACAGGTGGTGATGGCGTCTACACCTATAGATGTCAACCTTGCCAAGCAGCTCAACATTCTCCTCGGTAACCTCGGCATGCCTGAACAGAAGTTGATGATCGACCCGACCGTCGGCGGCTTGGGTTACGGTCTGGAGTACGGCTACTCAGTGATGGAGCGTGACCGCATGGCAGCTCTGACTCAGGAGGACGTGAAGCTCCAGTTTCCGCTCGTGTGCAACATGGCGCACGAGGTCTGGAAGACAAAAGAGACCAAGGTGAAGAAAGAGGAGAACCCGAAACTGGGTGACGAAAAGAAAAGATCTATCCTCATGGAGGCTGTTACCGCAATGTCCTTTCTTGTTGCCGGAGCAGATATCCTGATCATGAGACATCCCGACGCTATCAAACTGGTGCGGGATATGATTAAAGAGTTAACAAATTAG
- a CDS encoding AAA family ATPase has protein sequence MPKVCAFAGKGGVGKTTITGMLVRYLVEVAREAPILAVDADPNSNLNEILGTEVHVTIGDARELLKKEVPVGMDKETWMEMKIHQAIIESKGFDLLVMGRPEGTGCYCAANSLAKKHIDLLKDNYAYVVVDNEAGMEHMSRLVTTDVDHLYVVSDASARGLLTAKRIMELVGELNLNIAHTHAIINRLKDEDRSGLEQLAEEKGIDVAGIIRYDTGIAEGDVRGYTVFSLDGRSVALKDAYSVFEKTLSGKE, from the coding sequence ATGCCTAAAGTATGTGCTTTTGCAGGAAAAGGAGGAGTGGGCAAGACCACCATAACCGGTATGCTCGTCAGGTACCTCGTCGAGGTGGCCAGAGAGGCTCCGATCCTTGCGGTTGATGCAGACCCGAACTCGAATCTCAATGAAATTCTGGGCACCGAAGTTCATGTGACGATTGGTGACGCCCGGGAGCTCTTAAAAAAAGAAGTGCCTGTAGGGATGGACAAAGAGACCTGGATGGAAATGAAAATACACCAGGCGATCATCGAGAGCAAAGGCTTTGACCTGCTGGTGATGGGAAGACCGGAGGGTACTGGCTGCTACTGCGCTGCAAACAGCCTTGCAAAAAAGCATATAGACCTCCTCAAAGATAATTATGCGTACGTCGTGGTCGACAATGAAGCAGGCATGGAACACATGAGCAGGCTCGTGACCACGGACGTTGATCATCTTTACGTTGTTTCCGACGCTTCAGCCCGTGGCCTTCTGACTGCCAAGAGGATCATGGAACTGGTGGGTGAACTCAACTTGAATATCGCGCACACCCATGCGATTATCAATCGTCTAAAGGATGAGGACAGAAGCGGCCTGGAACAGCTTGCGGAAGAGAAGGGCATCGACGTGGCTGGAATCATCCGCTACGATACCGGGATCGCTGAAGGAGATGTGCGAGGATACACCGTCTTTTCCCTGGACGGCAGATCAGTGGCCCTGAAGGATGCTTACAGCGTCTTCGAGAAAACTTTATCTGGAAAGGAGTAG
- a CDS encoding formate--tetrahydrofolate ligase encodes MSYDATKMADWQISEAAEEKMKSIWQLGDEMGLQKDEIMPYGRIGRVDFMKIIDRLKNRPDGKYIEVTAITPTPLGEGKTTTSMGLIEGLGKRKKSVCGAIRQPSGGPTMNIKGSAAGGGNAQAIPLTEFSLGLTGDINNIMNAHNLAMVALTARMQHERNYSDAELAKRNLKRLDVDPKNVQMGWIIDFCAQSLRNMVIGLGGKMDGYLMQSRFDIAVSSEVMAILAIVKDLKDFRERLGKITVAYDRSGKPVTCEDLEVAGAMTALMRESVNPTLLQTVEGQPVFVHAGPFANIAVGQSSIIADRVALKLFDYNVTESGFAADIGFEKFWNVKCRESGLKPNVSVLTTTIRALKMHGGGPRVAPGLPLPDEYKKENLGLLEKGAANMVHHIKTIKQSGMKPVVCINGFHTDTKDEIALLRKLGEAEGARVALSTHWLNGGDGALELADAVVDACEEKSDFKFLYPLEMPLRQRVEAIAKNVYGADGVQWSPEAEAKAKAFESDPEKKTYYTMMVKTHLSLSHDPNVKGVPKGWVLPVRDILIFSGARFLCPVTGAISLMPGTGSDPAYRRIDVDVNTGKVTGLF; translated from the coding sequence ATGTCGTACGACGCGACAAAGATGGCGGATTGGCAAATTTCTGAAGCTGCGGAAGAGAAGATGAAATCGATCTGGCAATTGGGTGATGAGATGGGGCTGCAAAAAGATGAAATCATGCCCTACGGCCGGATAGGACGCGTCGATTTCATGAAGATAATTGACAGATTGAAAAATAGACCTGACGGAAAGTACATAGAGGTGACTGCCATAACACCGACGCCCTTAGGCGAAGGCAAAACGACCACATCCATGGGCCTCATCGAGGGTCTTGGAAAACGCAAGAAGAGCGTGTGCGGGGCGATACGCCAACCGTCCGGCGGGCCCACTATGAACATTAAAGGGAGTGCTGCAGGTGGCGGCAATGCGCAGGCAATCCCTCTAACCGAGTTCTCTTTGGGTCTAACCGGCGATATAAACAACATTATGAATGCCCACAATCTCGCAATGGTGGCGCTCACGGCGCGCATGCAGCATGAAAGAAACTATTCGGATGCCGAACTGGCAAAGAGAAACCTAAAGCGGCTTGACGTTGATCCAAAGAACGTGCAGATGGGGTGGATTATAGATTTTTGCGCACAGTCGCTCCGCAACATGGTCATAGGTTTGGGCGGGAAGATGGACGGGTATCTCATGCAGTCCAGGTTTGATATAGCGGTCAGTTCAGAGGTAATGGCTATTCTCGCCATCGTGAAAGACCTCAAGGATTTCCGCGAGAGACTGGGCAAGATCACGGTGGCTTACGACAGGAGCGGGAAACCGGTCACCTGTGAAGACCTGGAAGTTGCGGGCGCAATGACTGCTCTTATGAGGGAGAGCGTGAACCCGACACTGCTGCAGACTGTAGAAGGACAACCGGTCTTTGTACACGCAGGACCTTTCGCCAACATAGCAGTCGGTCAATCGTCCATAATCGCCGACCGCGTTGCTCTGAAACTCTTTGATTACAACGTAACTGAGAGCGGTTTCGCAGCGGACATCGGCTTCGAGAAATTCTGGAATGTGAAGTGCAGAGAGAGCGGGCTCAAGCCGAACGTTTCAGTCCTCACCACAACAATCCGCGCACTCAAGATGCACGGCGGCGGCCCAAGGGTTGCACCGGGGCTTCCCCTTCCCGATGAATACAAGAAGGAAAACCTCGGGTTGCTCGAAAAGGGTGCGGCCAACATGGTCCACCACATCAAGACAATAAAGCAGTCGGGGATGAAGCCCGTCGTCTGTATTAACGGGTTCCATACGGATACAAAAGACGAGATAGCTCTGTTGCGCAAGCTCGGCGAGGCCGAAGGGGCGAGAGTGGCACTTTCCACCCACTGGCTCAACGGCGGCGATGGAGCCCTGGAATTGGCTGATGCGGTGGTCGACGCATGCGAAGAGAAATCAGATTTCAAATTCCTCTACCCGCTTGAGATGCCGCTTCGCCAGAGGGTGGAGGCGATTGCCAAGAACGTGTACGGTGCCGATGGTGTCCAGTGGTCGCCGGAAGCTGAAGCGAAAGCAAAGGCTTTCGAGTCAGATCCGGAAAAGAAAACATACTACACGATGATGGTAAAGACGCACCTGAGTCTCTCGCACGATCCGAACGTGAAGGGTGTGCCCAAGGGTTGGGTGCTGCCGGTCAGGGATATCCTGATATTCTCAGGCGCACGGTTCCTCTGCCCGGTCACGGGTGCTATCAGTCTTATGCCTGGTACTGGTTCTGACCCCGCCTACAGAAGAATCGACGTGGATGTGAACACGGGCAAGGTAACAGGGTTGTTCTAG
- a CDS encoding IclR family transcriptional regulator, with translation MYKAPALKKALEIIRLIIDENRPLGVTEIARVLGLSKSTTFGILSSLEEEGLLAKVDATKKYLVGGALFELSKRVLGASDLPGTARSFLERLVEQVDETVFLGVREDEAVRVLDVVEPRKELKISSPIGAKFALTAGVLGKIFLAPLQNQEILALLAKYHLRRYTDNSITDTAGFLEEVEKTRSRGYAVDFEEYLTGMRAVATLIYSGRLPVAALWVVGFTSSMNDNKLPHIIRHLKQAAEEITMRLSPFCNERSAGHDVETPPAPPETSLRQPQH, from the coding sequence ATGTACAAAGCCCCAGCACTCAAAAAGGCACTGGAAATAATAAGGCTGATCATCGACGAGAACAGACCCCTCGGCGTGACCGAAATTGCCCGCGTGCTGGGTTTGAGCAAAAGCACTACCTTCGGCATACTAAGTTCTCTCGAGGAAGAAGGGCTGTTGGCGAAAGTCGATGCCACAAAAAAGTACTTGGTCGGAGGAGCGCTCTTCGAATTGTCAAAGAGAGTACTGGGCGCCAGTGACCTGCCCGGCACGGCTCGATCTTTCCTGGAGAGACTCGTGGAACAGGTTGACGAGACTGTCTTCTTAGGCGTGCGGGAAGACGAGGCGGTACGAGTTCTTGACGTTGTAGAGCCTAGAAAAGAGTTGAAGATCTCATCGCCGATAGGAGCCAAATTCGCCCTGACGGCCGGCGTCCTCGGTAAGATATTCCTTGCCCCCCTCCAGAACCAGGAGATCCTCGCACTGCTCGCCAAATACCACCTGCGGCGATACACGGATAACAGCATCACCGATACCGCCGGATTCCTTGAAGAGGTCGAAAAGACCAGGTCTCGCGGATATGCCGTCGATTTCGAGGAGTACCTCACCGGCATGAGAGCCGTAGCTACACTCATATATTCGGGACGCCTGCCTGTCGCTGCCCTGTGGGTCGTCGGTTTCACCAGTTCCATGAATGATAACAAGTTGCCTCACATCATTAGACACTTAAAGCAGGCAGCAGAAGAGATAACGATGCGACTCTCTCCTTTTTGCAACGAAAGGTCGGCCGGGCATGATGTAGAAACTCCGCCGGCACCGCCCGAGACATCCCTGCGGCAGCCACAGCACTAG
- a CDS encoding tetrahydrofolate dehydrogenase/cyclohydrolase catalytic domain-containing protein, with the protein MAAKVISGTQIAAEIREEIKQETAALKEKAGVVPGLVTILVGQNPASVSYVTAKGKTAKELGFFSIQDDQPENLTEEALLALIDKYNKDPKIHGILVQLPLPKHINETKVLYAIDPNKDVDAFHPVNVGKLVIGEANFYPCTPYGIQQLLVRSGVKTDGAEVVVVGRSNIVGKPIANMMLQKAKGANATVTVCHTATKDMAFHTKRADILIVAAGRPKAITADMVKEGVVVIDVGVNRIGMTPEGKAKLAGDVDYDGVKEKASAITPVPGGVGPMTITMLMLNTLKAARVAANVK; encoded by the coding sequence ATGGCAGCAAAGGTCATAAGCGGCACGCAGATCGCGGCAGAGATACGGGAGGAAATAAAGCAGGAAACGGCTGCTCTGAAAGAGAAGGCCGGTGTGGTGCCGGGGCTGGTTACAATTCTTGTAGGCCAGAATCCCGCGTCAGTCAGCTACGTGACAGCTAAAGGAAAAACGGCAAAAGAACTGGGGTTCTTCTCCATACAGGATGACCAGCCGGAGAACCTTACCGAAGAGGCTCTCCTTGCCCTGATTGACAAATATAACAAGGATCCGAAGATCCACGGCATCCTTGTGCAGTTGCCTCTGCCGAAGCACATCAACGAGACCAAGGTGCTCTATGCAATAGATCCCAACAAAGACGTGGATGCTTTTCACCCGGTGAACGTTGGAAAGCTTGTAATCGGTGAGGCGAATTTCTATCCGTGTACACCCTATGGTATTCAGCAACTCCTTGTTCGCAGCGGCGTCAAGACGGACGGAGCAGAGGTGGTAGTCGTCGGCAGGAGCAACATCGTGGGTAAGCCGATTGCCAACATGATGCTTCAGAAGGCCAAAGGCGCGAACGCCACCGTGACCGTGTGCCACACTGCCACAAAGGATATGGCATTTCACACGAAACGTGCCGACATCCTTATCGTGGCCGCGGGCCGTCCCAAGGCCATTACCGCTGACATGGTCAAAGAAGGTGTTGTTGTGATTGACGTCGGCGTCAACCGGATAGGCATGACTCCCGAAGGCAAGGCGAAGCTCGCTGGCGACGTGGATTACGATGGCGTCAAGGAGAAGGCTTCTGCAATAACACCCGTTCCGGGTGGCGTAGGTCCCATGACCATTACGATGCTCATGCTCAACACGTTGAAGGCGGCAAGAGTAGCGGCAAACGTGAAGTAA